TGGCATCAAAAGCAGATGAAACTGCAATTTCATGTACAAAAAATATCTCAACACACTCAACGAGCTGAATTTTGTACAGTGATAGAGCAGCTATTGAAAGTAAGAAGAGTAAGTTTACCTTAATATAATCAAAGAGTAAGAACATATAGTGTTCAGATGGCTCTAATGTTCTCGCAATGATTGGAACTCATTGCATGATCCGACCAATTCAACTCAAAAGCTTAAGTAGATGGAGAAAAATAAGCAATTCACTTTATATCGCAACACATATGATAATCCCAAGTGGTTACCCGATCACCAAAAGTCCCCGCAGGAACAGTTTCCATCCTTAAAGTGGTGGAAACGGTTTGCATCACGCACCACAATCTCCCTATCAGCTAACTTTGAAATAAATTTAGTTACTGTGTGGCAATCAATACAGACTCGGAGATTCTTCATCACACGAATTTTTGTTCCAGCAGGCGTGCTTATAATACCAAACACTATAGCAAGTTTCTCACTGTGACCACATAACACATATGACTTGTGCTCTTCTTCAATATCCTGGAAAACATCCTCTGTATTGGGTACATGACCTTCGCGTGCCATCTGCTCTGAGAAAGCATTCAGTGCATCAATAATCCTGTCATACCAAGGGTGGGACCTATCATGAGCTACAAAGACATGCAGTTTGCTCTTCACTTCAATCCAACTACAAGCTGGATCCTTCTTCATACCCTTTTTTCTCATGGATTCTCGTAGGTGTGCTGCTTCATTCCATCTCCCAGAAGCTGAATACATATTTGACAATACTACATGAGACCCAATGCTCCTAGGTTCAAGCTCCATTATTTTCTTGGCTACTTCCTCAGCTAACATGGTATTTTTATGGACCCTGCAAGCCCTTAACAATGTGGACCAGACACTCGCAGTTGGTTTTATTTGCATCTTCGATATAAAATTATATGCTTCGTCTAACTCTCCTGCACGACCAAGGGTGTCAGCAAGCGCTGCAAAATGCTCTAGAGTAGGAACAATTCCATAATGATTTGACATACTCTTGAAATATTTCCAGCCCTTATCCACTAAGCCAGCATGACTACATGCAGTCAGAACCGCAAGAAAGGTGATATGGTTAGGCTTTGCATTTCCCAGTTCCATTCTCTCAAACAGCACAAGTGCCTCTCTTGCTGGACCATGCAATGCATACCCCATGATCATCGCAGTCCACGATACAACGTCTGGTGAACTCATCTTGTCAAATATGCAATGGGCAATGCTAATCTCCCCACATTTGCAGTACATGTCAATCAGGGAGCTAGATATAAACACGTTATCTTCAAACCCACCACAGATCACATAGGCGTGCAGCTGCTTCCCGAAGCGCAATGATGCCAAATTACCACAGACAGGTATGAGGCTCGAGAAAGTCACGGGCACAGGTCTAACACCAGCCTGCAGCATCCGACGGAATATTCCAAGGGCCTCCTCAACTGAACCATTTTGTGCACAACCTGCAAGCAGGGAGTTCCACAGAATATGGTCTCGTACCGGGAGGTTGTCAAACACTTTGACAGAATAATCCGTCCTTGTACAATTCGCATACATATCGATCAGGCTACTGCCAACGAACACATCGCTATCAAACCCATTCCTGAAGGCAAAACCATGCACCTCCAAGCCTCTCTTGACATCAGCACACTCCGCGAAGATTGGGAGCACAGTGGATAAGGTGAACGAGTCAGGCCTAAACCCTTCCCTGCACATCTTCCTGACAAACCC
This portion of the Zea mays cultivar B73 chromosome 2, Zm-B73-REFERENCE-NAM-5.0, whole genome shotgun sequence genome encodes:
- the LOC100216998 gene encoding putative pentatricopeptide repeat-containing protein At3g23330 gives rise to the protein MSVSEAAYPPPPPSSWAQQIRAAAAEGHFCDAVSLFLRMRASAAPRSSVPASLPAALKSCAALGLSALGASLHALAIRSGAFADRFTANALLNLYCKVPCSYLDSTGVAIVDVPGSSTAFESVRKVFDEMIERDVVSWNTLVLGCAEEGRHHEALGFVRKMCREGFRPDSFTLSTVLPIFAECADVKRGLEVHGFAFRNGFDSDVFVGSSLIDMYANCTRTDYSVKVFDNLPVRDHILWNSLLAGCAQNGSVEEALGIFRRMLQAGVRPVPVTFSSLIPVCGNLASLRFGKQLHAYVICGGFEDNVFISSSLIDMYCKCGEISIAHCIFDKMSSPDVVSWTAMIMGYALHGPAREALVLFERMELGNAKPNHITFLAVLTACSHAGLVDKGWKYFKSMSNHYGIVPTLEHFAALADTLGRAGELDEAYNFISKMQIKPTASVWSTLLRACRVHKNTMLAEEVAKKIMELEPRSIGSHVVLSNMYSASGRWNEAAHLRESMRKKGMKKDPACSWIEVKSKLHVFVAHDRSHPWYDRIIDALNAFSEQMAREGHVPNTEDVFQDIEEEHKSYVLCGHSEKLAIVFGIISTPAGTKIRVMKNLRVCIDCHTVTKFISKLADREIVVRDANRFHHFKDGNCSCGDFW